A single Streptomyces mirabilis DNA region contains:
- a CDS encoding PhzF family phenazine biosynthesis protein — MTDFDVLRVFCGPGGEHGNELGVVREGSVMPDPEERQAFAAKLGFSETVFVDDPERGVVDIYTPTLRLPFAGHPCVGVGWLLDIPELVTPAGVVGVRLDGEFSWIEARAEWAPGRTLRQYGSADEVDALAVPDPGEWVYAWAWEDELAGRVRARGFPGRDDGIVEDEATGAAALLLTDRLGRALNIVQGAGSQILTAPQPGGWVEVGGRVRLLRT, encoded by the coding sequence GTGACTGATTTCGACGTACTGCGCGTCTTCTGCGGGCCCGGTGGTGAACATGGCAACGAGCTCGGTGTGGTGCGCGAGGGTTCGGTGATGCCGGATCCGGAGGAGCGGCAGGCGTTCGCCGCGAAGCTCGGGTTCAGCGAGACCGTGTTCGTCGACGATCCCGAGCGCGGGGTCGTCGACATCTACACACCGACCCTGCGGCTGCCGTTCGCCGGGCATCCCTGTGTCGGGGTGGGATGGCTGCTCGACATCCCCGAACTGGTCACGCCCGCCGGGGTCGTGGGGGTGCGGCTGGACGGGGAGTTCAGCTGGATCGAGGCGCGGGCGGAGTGGGCGCCGGGGCGTACGTTGCGGCAGTACGGGTCCGCCGACGAGGTCGACGCGCTGGCCGTGCCGGACCCGGGGGAGTGGGTGTACGCCTGGGCCTGGGAGGACGAGTTGGCCGGGCGCGTGCGGGCCCGAGGCTTTCCCGGGCGGGACGACGGGATCGTGGAGGACGAAGCGACGGGGGCGGCGGCGCTGCTGCTCACCGACCGGCTGGGCCGGGCCCTGAACATCGTCCAGGGTGCAGGCTCCCAGATCCTCACCGCGCCGCAGCCGGGTGGGTGGGTGGAGG